The sequence GACGGCGGCCAGCGCACCGAGCGCCGAATCGTCATTGATGCCGAAGATGCCTTTGAGATCGCGATGCGCCTGCAGAATGTCGCCCGTGTCGCTGCTGGCCTTATCGCGCGTGCCGCCGGAGTCGATATCGGCGACGATGGTAACGCCGGGACAGAGCTGCGCGATCGCTTGTTTGAAGCCTTTGACGCGATCTTGAACGCTCGTGACCTCGGGCTCGTCGACGATCGCGATGCTGCCGCTCTTGCCGACGGCCGTACAGACGAGCTTGCCCGCCTGGAACCCGCCCTGCACGTTATCGCTTGCGATGTGGGCGACGACGTGACCCTGACTGCTCGTGCTCGCAATGTCGGCGGTGAAGACCGGAATATTCGCGCCGTTCGCCTCGGCGATCGCACTGCCGATCGCGGCCGAATCGTAAGGAGTCAGCACGATCGCATCGACCCGCTTGGAGATGAAATCCTCGACCTGGCTCTGCTGCCGCGCGTTGTCGCGACTCGCGTCGACCACGACCAGCGCGTAGCCGTACTTGGCCGCCTCGGCGCGCATGCCGGCCTCCATATCTTGGTAAAACTGCGCCTCGCGGTTTTGGATCGAGACGCCGATCGTCTTGTGCGCCGAGCCGGGCGAGCTCGGCGCGGGCGAAGCCGAGCTCTGCGAGCCTCCGTGCGAGCAAGCGGCCAAAATCGCCGTCAGAAGCGTGGCGGCAATCGGAGCGGGGGCTCTTTTCAATCTCTTCTCCTTCGCGGCTGAGCCATTAACGGCGGTCCTTTTGAACGTTTTGAAGCGCGCCGCCTTTTAATACTGTCCACAGCCTGTGACGTTCGTCTTGTGCATTCTGTGGAGAATCTCGGCTTTTTTCGGGTTTTAGCCGCTTGCGCATGGACGATGCCTGCACCGGCTTAAGGGTGCCTTAGCCTTCCTTGCTTTCCAGCTGGCCGCCGGGATGAACGGTTTTTTGGGCGGAGGTGTCGGACTGAAGCCACGGGTCGCCTAGCGTCAGCCGATTAAAGGCCTTGGGTGAAGTGCCGTGGGGATTGCGCTCCAGCCATGCGATCGCCCGTACCGCGAGATACTCGAAGTCATGGTACTGCACCTGACCGCGGCGCCGGCGCATGATTGCGATGGCCGGCTCGAGCTTTCTCCAGCAATGCACGATCAAGCGCCCGAAAAGGTCCATAAAGGTATCTTCCGAGACGAGACCGCGCTTCACCAGCGTCCCCATTTCGTTGAGCCAGTTGCAGGCGACCATCTCGGGGTGAGCGGCCGGATCGATGAAACCGATTTGTTCGAGCTTGCGGCGATAGGCTGGATCTTCGAGCCTGAGGGAAAGGTCCTCTTGGACATAGGTAATCGCGGCTTGCAGTTCGGGCGCACGAAAGTCGTGCTCGAGCGCGAGCAACGCTTGAAGTTGGTTACTGGCTTGCACGTGGCGTAGTTGGACCAGCGCGGCGATCACGCTGCCGGCGATCACCGCCAGCGTCCCGAGCTGCGCCGCCGCGGCGACGGCGGTCGACCAGGCGCTAAGCGCTTCCAAGCCCACGGCTTGCCGCATTCTTGGCGGCTTGCGGCGACCCCTAGACACGCCGCCTGCACCGCACAGAGGCTTCGTATGCTCTCGCTCGCCTTTTCGGCCGCGATGCTCGGCATCGAAGGCTACGTCGTTCGCGTTGAGGCGGACAGCGCTCCGGGCACGCCGTTCTTTGCGATCATCGGACTGCCCGACCGGGCCCTCAACGAAGCCCGCGAGCGCGTCCGCGCGGCAATCTTCAACTCGGGCTTTGCCTATCCGGCGGGGCGACTTTTGGTGAACCTCTCACCGGCCGACGTTCGCAAGGCGGGGCCGGCCTTCGACTTAGCTATTGCGCTTGCGTTAATCGGGATCGACGAGCAAGTCCCGCACTGCGCCCTGCGAGAGTTCCTTGCTCTGGGTGAGCTTGCGCTCGACGGAAAGCTGCAGCCGGTCGGCGGAGCGCTGCCGATGGTTCTGGGCGCGCGCAACGCCGGCTTTACCAAGATGATCGTTCCAGAGTGCAACGCCGACGAAGCGGGGCTCGTCTCGGGGCTCGAGCTGTTCGCGGTCGATTCGTTACGCTCGGCGGTCGCCGTCGTCTTGGGCCACGGCGCAAAATGGCGGCGGCGCACGCTTGCGCTCGAACTCGATGAAGACGAACGCGCGCACGGCGATTTCGCCGACGTACGCGGGCAGCTCGCCGCGAAACGGGCACTCGAAATCGCCGCGGCGGGCGGCCACAATCTACTCTTCGTCGGCCCTCCGGGCTGCGGCAAGACGATGCTCGCCCGACGGCTGCCCTCGATTCTTCCGCCGATGTCGGCGCACGAAGCGCTCGAGGTAACGAAGATCTACAGCGTTGCGGGGCTGCTGCGAGGACGCGCCGGCGTCGTGCGCGCACGCCCATTTCGATTTCCGCATCACACGATCACGCAGACCGCCCTCGTCGGCGGAGGCGCGCTCGTCAAGCCCGGCGAGATCTCACTCGCGCATCACGGCGTTCTCTTCCTCGACGAGCTCCCGGAGTTTACGCGCAGCGCGGTCGAGGTGCTGCGCCAACCACTCGAAGAGGGCAGTGTGACCGTCGCGCGGGCCGCGGGCACGCTGAGTTACCCGGCTCGCTTTCAACTTGTTGCTTCGATGAATCCGTGCCCGTGCGGTTATCGCGGCACGCGTACCGCGGAATGCCGCTGCGACGACGCAACCGTTGCGAAGTACGTCGGCAAGCTCTCGGGTCCGGTGCTCGATCGCATCGATCTTCAGATCGAGATCGCCCGCGTACCGTTCGACGATATGGTTCGTTACGACGGCGCCGAGCATTCGGCGACGATTCGCCGTCGCGTCATCGCCGCGCGGGAGCGCCAGCGCGAGCGTTTCGGCGAGACATCGCCGACCTGCAACGCCGAGATTCCCGGCAACGCGATGCGGCGTTACTGCCGGCTCGACGAACCCGCGATGCGATTGCTCGCGCACGCGAGTTCCAAGCGTCAGTTCTCGGCGCGCGCGCTCGACCGGATCGCGCGTGTCGCGCGAACGATCGCCGATCTCGCCGGCTGCGACGCGATCGCCGCCGAGCACGTGGCCGAAGCGATCGTATACCGCAGCCTCGAACGCCTGGGCGCGGCCGCGTAGCGGAAGGCAGCTCCGATCTCCGCGCGCAACAAGGCGGCGTGCACGTTTTTGCAATCGTGTTTGCCGCGATGGTGACGACGCTGGTCGATACGTTCGTCGGGACATCGGGCACGCAGACGGGCGGCCCGATCGACACGTTTCCGGGTGCCGATGTGCCCTTCGGCATGGTCCAGTGGAGCCCCGATACTCCCTCCCATAACGCCGGCGGCGGCTACGAGTACACCGATCGCCAGATCACCGGCTTCAGCCTCACGCACCTCAGCGGCCCGGGCTGCAGCGTCTTCGGCGATTTCGGCGTTCTGCCCACGACCGGCGAGATTTCGGCCGACCCGGCGAACGCGGCGCAGCCGTTCTCGCACGCAGACGAGGAGAGCGCCCCGGGATGGTATGCGGTATCTTTGGGAAATCCCGCGATTCGCACCGAGCTGAGCGTAACGACGCGAACCGGAATCGGGCGATTTACGTTCCCGGCGGCATCGCAAGCCAACCTGCTCTTCAACGCCTCGTCGAATCAAGTGGGCGTCACCGGCGCGCATCTGCGCATCGACGCTCCCGACGAGGTCTCCGGTTCGGCCTCGAGCGGCTTCTTCTGCGGAATGCCCGATCGCTACACCGCGTACTTCGTCGCGCGCTTCGACCGGCCGTTTCGCCAGTACGGCACCTGGCAAGGCGCGCGTGCATCTCTAGGATCGTCTGTCTCCGACGGGCCGCAGACCGGCGGCTGGGTGACGTTCGACGCAACGAGCAGCCGCAGCGTCACCGTTAAAGTCGGGCTCTCCTTCGTCAGCCTCGCGGGCGCCCGCGCAAACCTCGCCGCCGAGGGCCGGAGCTGGAACATCATTACGGTGCGCAACCGCGCGACCGACCGATGGGGTACGATGCTGCGGCGGATCGCGATCTCCGGCGGCGTCACCGATGCGCAGCGCACGTTCTACACGGCGTTCTATCACACGCTGCTCCATCCGAACGTCATCAGCGACGTCACCGGCTTTTACAGCGGATTCGACGGCCGGATCCACCGCGTTCGTGCCGGGCACGACGAATACGCCAACTACTCGGATTGGGATATTTACC comes from Candidatus Cybelea sp. and encodes:
- a CDS encoding YifB family Mg chelatase-like AAA ATPase, producing MLSLAFSAAMLGIEGYVVRVEADSAPGTPFFAIIGLPDRALNEARERVRAAIFNSGFAYPAGRLLVNLSPADVRKAGPAFDLAIALALIGIDEQVPHCALREFLALGELALDGKLQPVGGALPMVLGARNAGFTKMIVPECNADEAGLVSGLELFAVDSLRSAVAVVLGHGAKWRRRTLALELDEDERAHGDFADVRGQLAAKRALEIAAAGGHNLLFVGPPGCGKTMLARRLPSILPPMSAHEALEVTKIYSVAGLLRGRAGVVRARPFRFPHHTITQTALVGGGALVKPGEISLAHHGVLFLDELPEFTRSAVEVLRQPLEEGSVTVARAAGTLSYPARFQLVASMNPCPCGYRGTRTAECRCDDATVAKYVGKLSGPVLDRIDLQIEIARVPFDDMVRYDGAEHSATIRRRVIAARERQRERFGETSPTCNAEIPGNAMRRYCRLDEPAMRLLAHASSKRQFSARALDRIARVARTIADLAGCDAIAAEHVAEAIVYRSLERLGAAA
- a CDS encoding substrate-binding domain-containing protein, which produces MKRAPAPIAATLLTAILAACSHGGSQSSASPAPSSPGSAHKTIGVSIQNREAQFYQDMEAGMRAEAAKYGYALVVVDASRDNARQQSQVEDFISKRVDAIVLTPYDSAAIGSAIAEANGANIPVFTADIASTSSQGHVVAHIASDNVQGGFQAGKLVCTAVGKSGSIAIVDEPEVTSVQDRVKGFKQAIAQLCPGVTIVADIDSGGTRDKASSDTGDILQAHRDLKGIFGINDDSALGALAAVRAAGLTGKVAIVGYDATPEARKAIAAGEMYGDAIQYPAKIGSTTIDVISGYFAGKQPPAVVKIPVGAFTKSSS